Part of the Nisaea sediminum genome is shown below.
GCGGACCGAGCCCGCCCGGCCTTGTAACGCGGGCGGGCGGGAACTATTGTCGGGCAACGGTCCGAAGGAGATGCCTCTTGAGCGAAAACACATCCGCAGAAATCGGTGCCCTCAGCTTCGAGCAAGCGCTGGAACAGCTTGAAGCGATCGTCGGCAAGCTCGAATCCGGCAGCGGTACCCTGGATGATGCCATCAATGCCTATGCGCGCGGAGCGGAACTCAAGGCCCATTGTCAGAAGAAGCTGGACGAAGCGCGCATGAAGGTTGAAAAGATCCGGCGCCCGGACGGCGATGGCGCTCTTTCCGCCGAACCGTTCGACAGCTGATCCATATTTCCGTCAAAGACTGAGCAGGACCGATACCGGACATGACCGATCTTAAGGACGCGATCGCGAGCTGCGCGCGCGAGGTCGAGCGCGTAATGGAATTCCTGTTGCCAGAGGCCGACGATGCCGAGGCGCGCCTGTTCGAGGCGATGCGTTATTCCTGCCTCGGAGGCGGCAAGCGGCTGCGTCCATTCATCGTCCAGCAGTCGGCCAAGCTCTTCGCCGTCGATCCGCGTTGCGCTTACCGCGTCGGCGCGGCGGTGGAATTCATGCACTGCTATTCCCTGATTCACGACGATCTGCCGGCGATGGATGACAGCGATCTGCGCCGCGGTCGGCCGAGCTGTCACAAGAAGTTCGACGAGGCAACCGCGATCCTCGCGGGCGACGCGCTGCAGGCTCTGGCCTTCGAGGTGCTGTCTGCGGAAGAGACCAGTTCCGACGCCTGGGTCCGCGCCCAACTGGTTGCCGGCCTCGCGAGGGCGGCGGGCGGTACCGGCATGGTCGGCGGCCAGATGATCG
Proteins encoded:
- a CDS encoding exodeoxyribonuclease VII small subunit, whose amino-acid sequence is MSENTSAEIGALSFEQALEQLEAIVGKLESGSGTLDDAINAYARGAELKAHCQKKLDEARMKVEKIRRPDGDGALSAEPFDS
- a CDS encoding polyprenyl synthetase family protein yields the protein MTDLKDAIASCAREVERVMEFLLPEADDAEARLFEAMRYSCLGGGKRLRPFIVQQSAKLFAVDPRCAYRVGAAVEFMHCYSLIHDDLPAMDDSDLRRGRPSCHKKFDEATAILAGDALQALAFEVLSAEETSSDAWVRAQLVAGLARAAGGTGMVGGQMIDLLAEDEEIDISAITRLQRMKTGEIFAFAATSGAIMGHATKRHTHALHSFAQELGLAFQIADDLLDYEGDSNTTGKPVGQDASAGKATFVSILGPERARAQAKLLAEQAARALDLFGDRADLLKQVAAYVVDRTH